The Gadus macrocephalus chromosome 20, ASM3116895v1 genome includes a region encoding these proteins:
- the epc2 gene encoding enhancer of polycomb homolog 2 isoform X1, with product MSKLSFRARALDAAKPLPVYRNKDLPDLNDCVSINRAVPQMPTGMEKEEELEHHLQRAISAQSVFREKKEHMVIPVPEAESNITYYDRLYKGELKVPKQLMHIQPLGLDNEEADYDMDSEDETLLNRLNRKMEIKPLQFETMVDRLEKASTNQLVSLPEAKVLLNEDDYLLKSVYDYWVRKKKNCRAPSLIPLIKLEKRDGSTNSDAYVAFRRRTEKMQTRKNRKNDEASYEKMLKLRREFSRTVTILEMIKRREKAKRELLHLTLEVVEKRYQLGDFTGEVLSEVTVPLAEKPAYIAPVSLANGMRHKTELKIKTHKAGLPHAYHTSMKEELPFDFVRPKKKYTKRDKLNPPRRPGRPPSLYTVNKADIKQYDFHSSGEEDFPAPLSPPSEPDEENDPDGVFAFRRTAGCQYLSPCAELNPGPLWEHPELAGLDALRHRHSLTALCVPRRFVGLARRRMGRGGRVVLDRASSGTDAVLRQLDPEVVTQPGATDSPAPPQRGPGGQRCAPSTSLSEILDNIQALRWRCFRPRPSQDHNQASKTSRLSTDCRLAARLSACPRNGIGGITEEQYQDHQQQLAQMQKQQLAQTSTAPVKHSSQPELKVTQTTCSNDCTSKTLDSASAHFAASAVVSAPPQGHVNNENKPHKPSVNGVLHPPGTTRPPHPTTTPSTSTTSMGGGGGSGTTTTSTSHSGGPRGLGRSSSSTTSSSLQSLPNARSHVSAVSPANSHHSARPSAPSPSALKLATAASALGRVPKVPPASTGGTLPRENHEPERLNGISETTVAMEVT from the exons ATGAGTAAATTATCGTTCCGAGCGCGAGCGCTAGACGCCGCCAAACCTCTCCCAGTCTACCGTAACAAAGATCTTCCAGACCTAAATGACTGCGTCTCGATCAACCGGGCAGTTCCACAAATGCCAACGGGCATGGAAAAAGAGGAAGAACTG GAGCACCATCTGCAGAGGGCCATCTCAGCCCAGTCGGTGTTCCGGGAGAAGAAGGAACACATGGTGATCCCGGTGCCCGAGGCTGAGAGCAACATCACCTACTACGACCGCCTCTACAAAGGCGAACTCAAGGTTCCCAAACAGCTCATGCACATCCAGC CCCTTGGCCTTGACAATGAGGAGGCCGACTACGATATGGACTCTGAGGACGAGACCCTCCTCAACAGGCTCAACCGCAAGATGGAGATCAAGCCACTGCAGTTTGAGACCATGGTGGACCGACTGGAGAAGGCCAGCACCAACCAG CTTGTGTCACTCCCGGAGGCCAAGGTGCTGCTGAACGAGGACGACTACCTCCTCAAGTCGGTGTACGACTACTGggtgaggaagaagaagaactgCAGGGCGCCGTCGCTCATCCCGCTGATCAAGCTGGAGAAGCGCGACGGCTCCACCAACAGCGACGCCTACGTGGCCTTCCGCCGCCGGACGGAGAAGATGCAGACCAGGAAG AACCGCAAAAACGACGAGGCGTCTTACGAGAAGATGCTGAAACTGCGGCGGGAGTTCAGCCGTACGGTCACCATCCTGGAGATGATCAAGAGAAGGGAGAAGGCCAAGCGTGAGCTGCTCCACCTCaccctggaggtggtggagaagag GTACCAGCTGGGCGACTTCACCGGGGAGGTCCTCAGTGAGGTCACCGTTCCCCTGGCCGAGAAGCCGGCTTACATCGCTCCCGTGAGCCTGGCCAACGGCATGCGCCACAAAACAGAGCTGAAGATCAAG ACGCACAAGGCAGGTCTTCCCCACGCCTACCACACTTCCATGAAGGAGGAGCTTCCCTTCGACTTTGTCCGGCCGAAGAAGAAGTACACCAAGAGGGACAAGTTGAACCCGCCGCGCCGCCCCGGTCGCCCCCCCAGCCTCTACACCGTCAACAAGGCCGACATCAAGCAGTACGACTTCCACAGCTCGGGCGAGGAGGACTTCCCTGCACCACTG TCTCCGCCGTCGGAGCCCGACGAGGAGAACGATCCCGACGGAGTGTTCGCCTTCCGAAGGACAGCTGGGTGCCAATATCTCTCG CCGTGTGCGGAGCTGAACCCGGGGCCCCTGTGGGAGCACCCAGAGCTGGCGGGGCTGGACGCCCTGCGCCACCGCCACTCCCTCACCGCCCTGTGTGTACCCCGCCGCTTCGTCGGCCTGGCGCGACGCAGGATGGGCCGCGGTGGCAG GGTCGTCCTGGACCGGGCCTCCTCCGGCACTGACGCGGTGCTGAGGCAGCTGGACCCGGAGGTGGTCACTCAACCCGGCGCCACGGACTCTCCCGCCCCCCCACAGAGAGGTCCGGGCGGTCAGCGCTGCGCACCGAGCACCTCCTTGTCTGAGATCCTGGACAACATCCAGGCGCTCAGGTGGCGCTGCTTCAGGCCACGCCCCTCTCAGGACCACAACCAGGCCAGCAAGACGAGCCGGCTCTCCACAGACTGCAGACTGGCCGCGCGCCTCTCGGCCTGCCCCAGGAACGGCATCG GGGGCATCACAGAGGAGCAGTACCaggaccaccagcagcagctggccCAGATGCAGAAGCAGCAGCTGGCCCAAACTTCCACTGCTCCCGTCAAGCattcctcacagcctgagctCAAAGTCACGCAG ACCACTTGTTCCAACGATTGCACTTCAAAGACCCTAGACTCTGCCAGCGCCCACTTTGCTGCCTCGGCGGTGGTCAGTGCGCCCCCCCAGGGCCACGTCAACAACGAGAACAAGCCCCACAAGCCCAGCGTCAACGGTGTCCTCCATCCTCCAG GCACCACCAGACCTccacaccccaccaccacccccagcaccagtaccaccagcatgggcggcggcggcggcagcggcaccaccaccacctccacctcacacagcggcgggccccggggcctcggGCGATCGTCTTCCTCCACCACGTCTTCCTCGCTGCAGTCTCTGCCCAACGCGCGCAGTCACGTCAGCGCCGTGTCGCCAGCCAACAGCCACCACAGCGCCCgcccctccgccccctcgccgtCTGCCTTAAAGCTGGCCACCGCCGCCAGCGCGCTGGGTCGCGTGCCCAAGGTGCCGCCGGCCAGCACCGGCGGCACGTTGCCCAG GGAGAACCACGAGCCAGAGAGACTGAATGGAATATCAGAGACCACAGTGGCAATGGAGGTCACATAG
- the epc2 gene encoding enhancer of polycomb homolog 2 isoform X2 has translation MSKLSFRARALDAAKPLPVYRNKDLPDLNDCVSINRAVPQMPTGMEKEEELEHHLQRAISAQSVFREKKEHMVIPVPEAESNITYYDRLYKGELKVPKQLMHIQPLGLDNEEADYDMDSEDETLLNRLNRKMEIKPLQFETMVDRLEKASTNQLVSLPEAKVLLNEDDYLLKSVYDYWVRKKKNCRAPSLIPLIKLEKRDGSTNSDAYVAFRRRTEKMQTRKNRKNDEASYEKMLKLRREFSRTVTILEMIKRREKAKRELLHLTLEVVEKRYQLGDFTGEVLSEVTVPLAEKPAYIAPVSLANGMRHKTELKIKVRPARIAYHTSMKEELPFDFVRPKKKYTKRDKLNPPRRPGRPPSLYTVNKADIKQYDFHSSGEEDFPAPLSPPSEPDEENDPDGVFAFRRTAGCQYLSPCAELNPGPLWEHPELAGLDALRHRHSLTALCVPRRFVGLARRRMGRGGRVVLDRASSGTDAVLRQLDPEVVTQPGATDSPAPPQRGPGGQRCAPSTSLSEILDNIQALRWRCFRPRPSQDHNQASKTSRLSTDCRLAARLSACPRNGIGGITEEQYQDHQQQLAQMQKQQLAQTSTAPVKHSSQPELKVTQTTCSNDCTSKTLDSASAHFAASAVVSAPPQGHVNNENKPHKPSVNGVLHPPGTTRPPHPTTTPSTSTTSMGGGGGSGTTTTSTSHSGGPRGLGRSSSSTTSSSLQSLPNARSHVSAVSPANSHHSARPSAPSPSALKLATAASALGRVPKVPPASTGGTLPRENHEPERLNGISETTVAMEVT, from the exons ATGAGTAAATTATCGTTCCGAGCGCGAGCGCTAGACGCCGCCAAACCTCTCCCAGTCTACCGTAACAAAGATCTTCCAGACCTAAATGACTGCGTCTCGATCAACCGGGCAGTTCCACAAATGCCAACGGGCATGGAAAAAGAGGAAGAACTG GAGCACCATCTGCAGAGGGCCATCTCAGCCCAGTCGGTGTTCCGGGAGAAGAAGGAACACATGGTGATCCCGGTGCCCGAGGCTGAGAGCAACATCACCTACTACGACCGCCTCTACAAAGGCGAACTCAAGGTTCCCAAACAGCTCATGCACATCCAGC CCCTTGGCCTTGACAATGAGGAGGCCGACTACGATATGGACTCTGAGGACGAGACCCTCCTCAACAGGCTCAACCGCAAGATGGAGATCAAGCCACTGCAGTTTGAGACCATGGTGGACCGACTGGAGAAGGCCAGCACCAACCAG CTTGTGTCACTCCCGGAGGCCAAGGTGCTGCTGAACGAGGACGACTACCTCCTCAAGTCGGTGTACGACTACTGggtgaggaagaagaagaactgCAGGGCGCCGTCGCTCATCCCGCTGATCAAGCTGGAGAAGCGCGACGGCTCCACCAACAGCGACGCCTACGTGGCCTTCCGCCGCCGGACGGAGAAGATGCAGACCAGGAAG AACCGCAAAAACGACGAGGCGTCTTACGAGAAGATGCTGAAACTGCGGCGGGAGTTCAGCCGTACGGTCACCATCCTGGAGATGATCAAGAGAAGGGAGAAGGCCAAGCGTGAGCTGCTCCACCTCaccctggaggtggtggagaagag GTACCAGCTGGGCGACTTCACCGGGGAGGTCCTCAGTGAGGTCACCGTTCCCCTGGCCGAGAAGCCGGCTTACATCGCTCCCGTGAGCCTGGCCAACGGCATGCGCCACAAAACAGAGCTGAAGATCAAGGTGCGTCCCGCCAGAATC GCCTACCACACTTCCATGAAGGAGGAGCTTCCCTTCGACTTTGTCCGGCCGAAGAAGAAGTACACCAAGAGGGACAAGTTGAACCCGCCGCGCCGCCCCGGTCGCCCCCCCAGCCTCTACACCGTCAACAAGGCCGACATCAAGCAGTACGACTTCCACAGCTCGGGCGAGGAGGACTTCCCTGCACCACTG TCTCCGCCGTCGGAGCCCGACGAGGAGAACGATCCCGACGGAGTGTTCGCCTTCCGAAGGACAGCTGGGTGCCAATATCTCTCG CCGTGTGCGGAGCTGAACCCGGGGCCCCTGTGGGAGCACCCAGAGCTGGCGGGGCTGGACGCCCTGCGCCACCGCCACTCCCTCACCGCCCTGTGTGTACCCCGCCGCTTCGTCGGCCTGGCGCGACGCAGGATGGGCCGCGGTGGCAG GGTCGTCCTGGACCGGGCCTCCTCCGGCACTGACGCGGTGCTGAGGCAGCTGGACCCGGAGGTGGTCACTCAACCCGGCGCCACGGACTCTCCCGCCCCCCCACAGAGAGGTCCGGGCGGTCAGCGCTGCGCACCGAGCACCTCCTTGTCTGAGATCCTGGACAACATCCAGGCGCTCAGGTGGCGCTGCTTCAGGCCACGCCCCTCTCAGGACCACAACCAGGCCAGCAAGACGAGCCGGCTCTCCACAGACTGCAGACTGGCCGCGCGCCTCTCGGCCTGCCCCAGGAACGGCATCG GGGGCATCACAGAGGAGCAGTACCaggaccaccagcagcagctggccCAGATGCAGAAGCAGCAGCTGGCCCAAACTTCCACTGCTCCCGTCAAGCattcctcacagcctgagctCAAAGTCACGCAG ACCACTTGTTCCAACGATTGCACTTCAAAGACCCTAGACTCTGCCAGCGCCCACTTTGCTGCCTCGGCGGTGGTCAGTGCGCCCCCCCAGGGCCACGTCAACAACGAGAACAAGCCCCACAAGCCCAGCGTCAACGGTGTCCTCCATCCTCCAG GCACCACCAGACCTccacaccccaccaccacccccagcaccagtaccaccagcatgggcggcggcggcggcagcggcaccaccaccacctccacctcacacagcggcgggccccggggcctcggGCGATCGTCTTCCTCCACCACGTCTTCCTCGCTGCAGTCTCTGCCCAACGCGCGCAGTCACGTCAGCGCCGTGTCGCCAGCCAACAGCCACCACAGCGCCCgcccctccgccccctcgccgtCTGCCTTAAAGCTGGCCACCGCCGCCAGCGCGCTGGGTCGCGTGCCCAAGGTGCCGCCGGCCAGCACCGGCGGCACGTTGCCCAG GGAGAACCACGAGCCAGAGAGACTGAATGGAATATCAGAGACCACAGTGGCAATGGAGGTCACATAG